The following are encoded together in the Lactuca sativa cultivar Salinas chromosome 1, Lsat_Salinas_v11, whole genome shotgun sequence genome:
- the LOC111916408 gene encoding disease resistance protein RUN1, giving the protein MVMLHEISEEASSSSSTHRHGYDVFLSFRGLDTRHSFTNHLYNALMHANINTFLDDEEIETGEDLKPELESAIKASRASVIVLSTNYATSTWCLDELVLILEQHMKSNHLVIPIFYHVEPTNVRKQQSSFGDAMAKHRQRMEAETDANKRSNLAQKMDQWNKALTKIADLKGKDANGRPEAALIEETVKDIHRRLRISSRFPLPQLIGMDDSIKFIISWLKDASSHTTDILSIVGIGGIGKTSIAKYVYALHSHEFDTSAFIEDISRRCDRNYNGIIGVQNELYYEISKPCSVQVHDVSMYTSMIVNAIAHRKAFLVLDDIGSLDQLNALLGSKDFHPGTKIIITTKDAWLTESCELFRTNIRPKPVTYKIQGLSEIDSQKLLCFHAFMCNNLKADYEEVSKNLVKYCQGHPLALKVLGRSLHNRDVGYWEGYIDRLKKENGPFISNVLRASYDSLPFKNDKELFKHICCFFVGEDRDVTETILNACDMDTRSGITNLIDRCLLDIWWNNEFMTIELTMHQLVQEMGRFLVREESSDKPWERSRLWCHEESFRVLKQNKGTKNVLGLALDMRMLEKEKLCGSCELKTDALSKMDDLMLLKLSYVQITGSYKNFPKELRWLCMHEFPLKYIPSDLPMENLVSLDMSYSKIESFDICYSNPQPLHERLMQLIGPCLCLYSKDKRLLRSLKILNLSFCKQLRTLRGFDHLPSLERLILRRCTGLLDVSESIEKCEELVLVDLSYCKKLVNLPKIISMLKKVDSLSLKGCNLGESQIGIRDIDSTEKLKADNNGKNIKRPSSVVLKAIPSDLKFFTIPLPRSLVRLSLADNNLSNESFPMDFSCLVMLKELYLDYNPIVSLPNCVRTLPGLERLSMVACNMLTSVEHPQNTLKFMQIYIESDEPRLRKVAYDPKIKMVINRGSLGTSSFEFEGMIKIQPMEIVEEKILSSLGWNKLEFPIGQRMAVFFIGRRKESEIQMYYEFGIFSTICGGEEMPNWITDRSTGPSISFTIPSSFNKLRGLNFCYVATSGSDLTLNLPVIKICNITKNLTWMYQHYIEAVEVDGGCLMFLSHWMFGMNEMECGDHVTITLKENPDDIGNAVTNVIKECGVSLVHEEEEEEEEDVLSYYKSWNNIIGRDLTKLQSTTGEYVLTRSQIWRPYP; this is encoded by the exons ATGGTTATGCTCCATGAAATTTCTGAAGaagcttcatcttcttcatcaactCATCGTCATGGATATGACGTATTTTTAAGTTTTAGGGGACTTGACACTCGTCATAGTTTCACTAATCACCTTTATAATGCCCTCATGCATGCCAATATCAATACCTTCTTGGATGATGAAGAGATTGAAACAGGGGAAGATCTGAAACCGGAGTTGGAGAGTGCGATTAAAGCATCCCGGGCTTCTGTTATCGTGTTGTCCACAAATTATGCTACTTCCACCTGGTGTCTTGATGAACTGGTGTTGATCCTTGAACAACATATGAAATCCAATCATCTTGTAATCCCCATCTTTTATCATGTTGAGCCCACCAATGTTAGAAAGCAACAAAGTAGCTTTGGAGATGCAATGGCTAAACATAGACAGAGGATGGAGGCAGAGACTGATGCAAATAAAAGAAGTAATTTGGCTCAAAAGATGGACCAGTGGAATAAAGCGCTTACAAAAATTGCTGATTTAAAAGGGAAAGATGCAAATGGAAG GCCAGAGGCTGCGTTAATTGAAGAAACTGTTAAGGACATCCACCGTAGATTACGCATATCCTCGAGGTTTCCACTACCTCAACTTATTGGGATGGATGATTCCATTAAATTCATAATTTCATGGCTGAAAGATGCATCATCACATACGACTGATATACTCTCTATTGTGGGTATTGGTGGGATCGGGAAGACGTCTATAGCAAAATACGTCTATGCGTTACATTCTCATGAATTTGACACAAGCGCCTTCATTGAAGATATCAGTAGAAGATGTGATCGAAACTATAATGGGATTATTGGTGTACAGAACGAACTCTATTACGAAATTTCAAAACCATGTTCAGTTCAAGTTCATGATGTTTCTATGTACACTTCAATGATAGTGAATGCAATAGCTCATAGAAAGGCGTTTCTTGTTCTTGATGATATTGGTAGTCTCGACCAATTAAATGCGTTACTTGGAAGCAAAGATTTTCATCCAGGAACCAAAATCATAATAACAACAAAGGACGCATGGTTGACAGAGAGTTGTGAGCTATTCAGAACGAACATTAGACCAAAACCTGTAACATACAAGATTCAAGGCTTATCTGAGATTGATTCACAAAAGCTTTTGTGTTTTCATGCATTTATGTGCAACAATCTCAAGGCAGATTATGAAGAGGTGTCAAAAAATCTAGTAAAGTATTGTCAAGGACATCCATTGGCTCTTAAAGTTTTGGGTAGGTCTCTACATAATCGAGATGTAGGTTATTGGGAGGGATACATAGACAGACTAAAGAAAGAAAATGGCCCCTTTATAAGTAATGTCTTGAGAGCGAGCTATGACTCTTTGCCATTCAAGAATGATAAAGAGTTGTTTAAGCATATTTGTTGTTTTTTTGTTGGAGAGGATAGAGATGTTACCGAAACAATATTAAATGCATGTGATATGGACACAAGATCCGGGATCACAAATCTTATTGACAGATGCCTTCTTGATATTTGGTGGAATAACGAATTCATGACCATCGAATTAACGATGCATCAGTTGGTTCAAGAGATGGGAAGATTTCTGGTACGTGAGGAATCATCTGACAAGCCATGGGAACGAAGTAGATTATGGTGTCATGAGGAGTCATTTAGAGTGTTGaaacaaaataag GGTACGAAAAATGTTCTAGGCCTCGCCCTTGACATGAGAATGCTTGAGAAAGAGAAATTATGTGGATCGTGTGAGCTAAAAACAGATGCATTGAGTAAGATGGATGATCTGATGCTGCTAAAACTCAGTTATGTGCAAATAACAGGCTCTTACAAGAATTTTCCAAAAGAATTAAGATGGTTGTGTATGCATGAGTTCCCGCTGAAGTATATACCTTCAGATCTACCGATGGAGAATCTAGTTTCTCTTGACATGTCATATAGCAAAATCGAATCATTTGACATTTGTTATAGTAATCCACAACCACTTCATGAGAGGCTAATG CAATTGATTGGGCCATGCTTATGCTTATACTCAAAAGACAAAAGGCTGCTACGATCACTGAAGATTCTTAATTTAAGTTTCTGTAAACAACTCCGTACTCTTCGAGGCTTTGACCACCTCCCTTCACTTGAGAGGTTAATACTTAGGCGTTGCACTGGTTTGCTTGATGTTTCTGAATCAATTGAAAAATGTGAAGAACTTGTCCTTGTTGATCTAAGCTACTGCAAAAAGCTTGTAAATCTTCCCAAAATTATAAGCATGTTAAAGAAGGTTGATTCATTGTCGCTAAAGGGATGTAATCTTGGTGAATCTCAAATCGGGATTAGGGATATCGATTCAACAGAAAAGCTCAAGGCTGACAATAATGGCAAAAACATAAAAAGGCCTTCTTCCGTTGTTCTCAAGGCCATACCAAGTGATTTGAAGTTCTTTACGATTCCTTTACCAAGATCTTTAGTAAGGCTGTCACTTGCAGATAATAATTTGTCTAACGAATCCTTTCCCATGGACTTCAGTTGCCTAGTCATGCTAAAAGAGTTATATTTAGATTACAATCCTATCGTTTCCCTACCTAATTGTGTGAGAACCCTTCCTGGGCTTGAGAGACTTAGTATGGTAGCGTGTAATATGCTGACGTCAGTAGAGCATCCTCAAAATACACTAAAATTTATGCAAATCTATATAGAATCTGATGAGCCTAGGCTGCGAAAAGTTGCATATGATCCTAAAATCAAGATGGTAATAAACCGGGGATCGCTAGGAACTTCTTCATTTGAATTTGAAGGGATGATCAAAATCCAACCAATGGAGATCGTTGAGGAAAAGATATTATCCAGTTTAGGCTGGAATAAGCTAGAATTTCCTATTGGACAGCGCATGGCAGTTTTTTTCATTGGTAGAAGAAAGGAATCTGAAATCCAG ATGTATTATGAATTTGGAATATTCAGCACAATTTGTGGAGGTGAAGAGATGCCGAATTGGATTACGGATAGAAGCACAGGGCCATCGATATCATTTACAATCCCATCATCTTTTAACAAGCTCAGAGGACTGAATTTTTGTTATGTGGCGACATCTGGATCTGATTTGACTCTTAATTTGCCGGTGATCAAAATATGTAATATAACAAAAAACCTCACCTGGATGTACCAACATTACATTGAAGCGGTTGAGGTTGATGGAGGGTGTTTGATGTTTTTAAGCCATTGGATGTTTGGGATGAATGAGATGGAATGTGGTGACCATGTTACTATTACACTAAAGGAGAATCCAGATGATATTGGTAATGCAGTTACTAATGTTATAAAGGAGTGTGGGGTGAGTTTGGtgcatgaagaagaagaagaagaagaagaagatgtgtTAAGTTATTACAAgtcatggaataacatcattgGTCGTGATCTTACAAAATTGCAGTCAACAACGGGAGAATATGTCCTAACCAGAAGTCAAATTTGGCGGCCTTACCCATGA